The Stenotrophomonas sp. BIO128-Bstrain region GCTCACCCGCATCAGCTCGGCGGCGGCGCTCAGCAACGCGCTGGCCGATGCGGTCGCGCGGTTCTGGCCCTGGGCCGGGCATGACATCGGCCGTATCGCGGTCATCGTGGTCTCGCTGGGCTTCCTCACCGCGGTGAACGTGGCCGGGGTGCGCTCGGCCGCGCGTACCGGTGTGATCCTGGTGATCGGCAAGCTGCTGCCGCTGGTGCTGTTCGTGGCGATCGGCGCGTTCTACGTGGATACCGAGCTGGCCTTCTCCGGCGTACGCCCGGACCCGCACGATCTGCAGCGCATGGGCGAAGCAGCGCTCCTGCTGCTGTATGCCTATGCCGGTTTCGAGAACATCCCGGCCGCTGCCGGTGAGTACAAGAACCCGCGCCGCGATATTCCGTTCGCGCTGATCACCATGATCATCACCGTCACCGTGATTTACGGCGCGGTGCAGTTCATCGCACAGGGCACGCTGGCCGGGCTGGCCAGTTCGCCGACGCCGCTGGCCGATGCCGCCGCCAGCTTCGGCGGGCTCACCCTCGCCCTGATCCTCACCGTGGGCGCAACGATCTCCATCCTCGGCACCAACAGCAACACGATGATGATGGGTCCGCGCTTCCTGTTCGCGTTGGCGCGCGATGGCTACGGGCCGAAGATCCTGGCGCAGGTGCATCCGCGCTTCCGCACCCCGGCGGCGGCGATCATCGCGCAGGGCCTGATCGCCCTGGCGCTGGCCCTGTCCGGTTCGTTCGTGCAGCTGGCGCTGCTGTCGATGACCACGCGCCTGTTCGCCTACATCGGCACGGCCGCGGCGGTGCTGGTGCTGGCGCGCCGGTTCCGTGATCGCCCTGGCGCGTTGAAGCTGCCCGGCGGACCGCTGATCCCGATCCTCGCACTGCTGTTGTGCCTGGCCTTGTTCGCCAGCGCGAGCTGGCAGAACATCGCGGCGGCAGGCATCGCCTTCGCGGTAGGCGCGGTCATCTATAAATTCCCACGCCGCGATCACCAAGCCTGAGCAGGTGTGCAGGTGAATGGCACTTGATGTGTCATTCACCTCGCCGGTCCATGGCGTTAACCCGGCTTTGGGTACGGTGAAGCCTCACCCAACCGGAGCCAACACATGAGCACTGACTATCAGATTCCCGGCCGGGTGCCGGAAGACGGTGTCCCGCGCCAGGCCGTATCGGATTACTGGCGTGAGCGCTTTCCAAGCGAACCGTACTATGACAACAACCAGTTCTTCGATGACTACGAGCCGGCCTACCAGCTCGGCCATCGCACCCGCGCTGACGACATGATCCGCGCGTATGAAGAAGTGGAAGCCGAGCTTCAGGCCCGCTGGGCGCAGGAACATGGCCAGAGCAAGCTGAGCTGGGAACAGGCCCGCAATGCGGTGCGCCGCGGCTGGGATGAGTCCACCGCGCTGCGCCAGGCGCACCTGGACAAGGGCGTCCCGCGCGGCACCTGACGCGCACTCCCCGATTCACCTCCAGCGGCGGCCCTCGGGTCGCCGTTGTCGTGTGGGCAGGACCTCTGGTCCACGCGGCGTTGATGGGCATGGTGTACAACAGGGGTTGGCCATCGCCTCCCCGACGGAGACTTCCATGACCCGCAAGCTCTTGCTTACCCTCGCCATCAGCCTCACCCCCGCCCTGTTCACCACCGCCTGTGTTGCTGCCGACAAGGCCGCCGCCCCGGCCGTGGAAAAAGCGCAGTGGCCGTTCGCCGCCACCGAATTGGCCCGCTT contains the following coding sequences:
- a CDS encoding amino acid permease, which codes for MAAARAGRERALSTAAPDPQLERAVSRWQIVGLSINDVIGSGIYLLPAATVALLGPFSLWGVVAAGIVVALLVLCYAQAASYFDEPGGSYLYAREAFGRFAGFEIGWMIWLTRISSAAALSNALADAVARFWPWAGHDIGRIAVIVVSLGFLTAVNVAGVRSAARTGVILVIGKLLPLVLFVAIGAFYVDTELAFSGVRPDPHDLQRMGEAALLLLYAYAGFENIPAAAGEYKNPRRDIPFALITMIITVTVIYGAVQFIAQGTLAGLASSPTPLADAAASFGGLTLALILTVGATISILGTNSNTMMMGPRFLFALARDGYGPKILAQVHPRFRTPAAAIIAQGLIALALALSGSFVQLALLSMTTRLFAYIGTAAAVLVLARRFRDRPGALKLPGGPLIPILALLLCLALFASASWQNIAAAGIAFAVGAVIYKFPRRDHQA